The following proteins are co-located in the Poecile atricapillus isolate bPoeAtr1 chromosome 20, bPoeAtr1.hap1, whole genome shotgun sequence genome:
- the QRFP gene encoding orexigenic neuropeptide QRFP, translating into MRAPYSLSCLFLLSLGACFPPGERWEPGAPGEGAPLAPGWQTAAEGRAPGWRAGAKRRRSEELDALLSIARELRGYGAGPGRRGDPELLPMAGEKRSGALGNLAEELNGYNRKKGGFTFRFGR; encoded by the coding sequence ATGAGAGCGCCCTACTCGCTGTCCTGTCTCTTCCTCCTGAGCCTGGGAGCCTGCTTCCCTCCTGGCGAGCGCTGGGAGCCGGGAGCCCCCGGGGAAGGGGCTCCGCTCGCTCCCGGCTGGCAAACGGCGGCGGAGGGCCGGGCTCCCGGCTGGAGGGCAGGGGCAAAGCGGAGGAGAAGCGAGGAGCTGGATGCGCTGCTGAGCATCGCCCGGGAGCTGCGGGGAtacggagcggggccgggcaggcggggggaccccgagctgctgcccatggcaggggagaagCGCAGCGGCGCCCTGGGCAACCTGGCAGAGGAACTCAACGGCtacaacaggaaaaaaggggGCTTCACCTTCCGCTTTGGGAGATGA